A genomic segment from Gavia stellata isolate bGavSte3 chromosome 4, bGavSte3.hap2, whole genome shotgun sequence encodes:
- the AMIGO2 gene encoding amphoterin-induced protein 2 encodes MSLNWWTIPTRLGVFKVNCKGLAYLLVFTASVCGSAPGMCPTACICASDIVSCTGKNLSRVPGNLYKCMKRLDLSYNRIGVLEPEWVPALFEKLNTLIINHNSISSIITGSFSTTPNLKYLDLSSNGLKTLGSPVFQELRALEVLLLYNNQITQIESSAFGGLYRLQKLYLSYNLLSHFPLDLYTGKYKLTDLVLLDISFNHIQSMPIQRLSSVPAKHLSGIYLHGNPFYCDCMLYSMLIFWYQRHFSSVVDFKSEYTCLLRSDPRGYSKLPLLHDSFLNCSESTINSSFQAFGFIHDAQVGDRLIVHCDSRISDADTHFVWVSPDNRLLEPDRETDNFKVFRNGSLEITDAQLEDSGLYSCIAINKKRLLNETIEVRINVSNFTVNRSHAHEAFNTAFTTLAACVASIVLVLLYLYLTPCPCQCKAKRRKRKLNQSSAHSSILNSTPPQELPADEKKASTGKRVVFLEPVHEPKHSQNGKVKLFPNDNIIAESILKTTRTKSDSDSVNSVFSDTPFMPST; translated from the coding sequence ATGTCTTTAAACTGGTGGACAATTCCTACTCGACTTGGAGTTTTTAAAGTGAACTGCAAAGGTCTGGCATACCTCTTGGTCTTCACAGCGAGTGTTTGTGGCAGTGCCCCGGGGATGTGTCCAACAGCCTGCATCTGTGCCAGTGATATCGTAAGCTGCACTGGTAAGAACCTCTCTCGAGTGCCAGGAAATCTTTATAAATGTATGAAAAGGCTGGATCTGAGTTACAACAGAATTGGAGTTTTGGAGCCTGAATGGGTCCCAGCGCTGTTTGAGAAACTGAACACTTTAATAATCAATCATAATAGCATTAGCAGCATTATCACTGGAAGCTTTTCCACAACCCCAAATCTGAAGTACCTAGACTTGTCATCCAACGGCCTGAAGACGCTGGGCAGCCCTGTGTTTCAGGAGCTAAGGGCACTGGAGGTTCTTCTGCTGTACAACAATCAGATAACACAGATAGAGTCTTCAGCCTTCGGAGGATTGTACAGATTGCAGAAACTGTACTTAAGCTATAACCTGCTCTCACATTTTCCGCTGGACTTGTACACTGGAAAATATAAACTGACAGACCTTGTGTTGCTGGACATTTCCTTTAATCACATCCAGTCGATGCCTATTCAGCGCCTGAGTTCAGTGCCGGCCAAACATCTTAGTGGAATTTATCTTCATGGCAACCCATTTTACTGTGACTGTATGCTGTACTCCATGCTAATCTTCTGGTATCAAAGGCACTTCAGCTCGGTGGTGGACTTCAAAAGCGAGTACACCTGTTTGTTGCGGTCAGACCCAAGAGGTTACAGCAAACTGCCTTTACTGCACGACAGCTTTCTGAATTGCTCTGAAAGCACCATCAACAGCTCTTTCCAAGCCTTTGGATTTATTCACGATGCCCAGGTTGGTGACAGGCTGATTGTACACTGTGACAGCAGAATCAGTGATGCAGACACGCACTTTGTTTGGGTTAGTCCAGACAATAGATTGCTGGAGCCAGACCGGGAGACCGACAACTTTAAGGTGTTTCGTAATGGCAGCCTGGAGATAACAGATGCCCAGCTAGAGGACTCAGGGCTGTATTCCTGCATCGCAATAAATAAGAAAAGACTATTAAATGAAACCATAGAGGTTAGAATAAATGTTAGCAATTTCACAGTGAACAGGTCGCACGCTCATGAAGCATTTAATACAGCTTTTACCACCCTTGCTGCCTGTGTAGCCAGTATTGTTTTAGTCCTGCTGTATCTTTATCTGACCCCCTGTCCATGTCAATGTAAGgcaaaaaggaggaagaggaagctgaACCAAAGCAGTGCCCACTCATCCATACTGAATTCCACACCGCCGCAAGAGCTGCCAGCTGACGAGAAAAAGGCTAGCACTGGTAAACGGGTGGTTTTCCTGGAACCCGTGCACGAACCAAAACACAGTCAGAATGGGAAAGTAAAACTGTTTCCTAATGACAATATCATTGCTGAGAGTATCTTAAAAACTACTCGAACAAAATCTGATTCCGATTCTGTCAACTCCGTGTTCTCAGACACACCTTTCATGCCATCAACTTAG